A single region of the Candidatus Marinarcus aquaticus genome encodes:
- a CDS encoding 3-isopropylmalate dehydratase small subunit → MNKITGKVWNFGANIDTDIIIAARYLNSSDPEHLAKYVMEDADPDFPKKLSKGDIIVAGENFGCGSSREHAPIALKAAGVAAVVAPSFARIFYRNAFNMGLPIFELPESLEIKEGETISIDLDAGEITNNTTNKTYKFIPIPDFMQELIATGGLINYAKAEMSKGN, encoded by the coding sequence ATGAATAAAATTACAGGTAAAGTTTGGAATTTTGGAGCGAATATTGATACAGATATTATTATTGCTGCAAGATATTTAAACAGTTCAGATCCTGAGCACTTGGCAAAATATGTTATGGAAGATGCAGATCCTGATTTTCCTAAAAAACTCAGCAAGGGTGATATTATTGTGGCCGGTGAAAACTTTGGTTGTGGAAGTTCAAGAGAACACGCGCCAATCGCATTGAAAGCTGCTGGTGTTGCCGCAGTTGTTGCACCATCTTTTGCACGAATTTTTTACAGAAATGCATTTAATATGGGATTACCAATCTTTGAACTCCCAGAGTCTTTAGAGATTAAAGAGGGAGAGACCATCTCTATAGATTTAGATGCAGGTGAAATTACCAACAATACAACCAACAAAACATACAAGTTTATTCCCATTCCAGACTTCATGCAAGAACTGATTGCAACGGGTGGATTAATCAACTATGCAAAAGCAGAAATGTCAAAAGGAAACTGA
- the leuB gene encoding 3-isopropylmalate dehydrogenase, with protein MKTYNISIIKGDGIGPEIVDEAIKVLDAVSYACGFTLNYTEYLMGGIAIDVTGKPLPDETVKGVLNSDACLFGAIGGEKWDTLPRDLRPETGLLNFREAMGVYANLRPAIIYDELVNASTLKPEVIEGVDIMVVRELIGGIYFGKPRENDGFKAFNTMVYTKPEIERIGKTAFDLAMKRDKRVCSVDKANVLEVSQLWRDTMEEIAKDYPEVELTHMYVDNAAMQLVRNPKQFDVIVTGNIFGDILSDTASMVVGSIGLLPSASTGDKTAIYEPIHGSAPDIAGQGIANPIATIESAGMMLRYSLGEEEAANMIDAAIKRALKEGYRTKDIASYDAKSVVTTTEMGDVIANFINKK; from the coding sequence ATGAAAACATATAATATTTCAATTATCAAAGGTGATGGAATTGGTCCAGAAATTGTCGATGAGGCGATTAAAGTTTTAGATGCAGTTTCATACGCGTGTGGCTTTACATTGAACTACACAGAGTATTTAATGGGTGGTATTGCGATTGATGTGACTGGAAAACCTCTTCCTGATGAGACAGTAAAAGGTGTTTTAAACTCAGATGCGTGTCTGTTTGGTGCTATTGGTGGAGAAAAATGGGACACTTTACCAAGAGATTTACGACCTGAAACAGGGCTTTTAAACTTCAGAGAAGCAATGGGGGTGTATGCAAACCTGCGACCAGCTATTATTTATGATGAGTTAGTGAATGCTTCAACATTGAAACCTGAAGTAATTGAGGGTGTCGATATCATGGTGGTTCGAGAGCTTATTGGTGGAATTTACTTTGGTAAGCCAAGAGAGAATGATGGATTTAAAGCATTCAATACCATGGTATATACAAAACCAGAGATTGAAAGAATCGGTAAAACTGCATTTGATTTAGCAATGAAGCGAGACAAACGTGTGTGTTCAGTGGATAAAGCAAACGTTCTTGAAGTGTCTCAACTGTGGAGAGATACCATGGAAGAGATTGCCAAAGATTACCCAGAAGTAGAGTTAACACACATGTATGTTGACAATGCGGCAATGCAATTAGTTCGTAACCCAAAACAGTTTGATGTAATCGTTACTGGAAACATTTTTGGAGACATTTTATCGGATACTGCTTCTATGGTGGTGGGCTCTATTGGATTGTTACCATCTGCTTCAACAGGGGATAAAACAGCTATTTATGAACCAATTCATGGTTCAGCTCCTGATATTGCAGGGCAAGGAATTGCCAATCCAATCGCAACGATTGAGAGTGCAGGAATGATGCTAAGATACTCTTTAGGTGAAGAAGAGGCTGCCAATATGATTGATGCAGCAATTAAACGAGCACTTAAAGAAGGGTACCGAACAAAAGACATCGCTTCTTATGATGCAAAATCAGTGGTTACAACAACAGAAATGGGCGATGTAATCGCAAACTTCATTAACAAAAAATAG
- the rpoD gene encoding RNA polymerase sigma factor RpoD gives MAVKDINKAIESIVKDNKDSVLTYEKIIKIFPKAPSGANVKKLLALVQLFNVTLISSQEQAKRMNAAEAKRKEDLRNKKENEDNVYDLLKNKELLEWSRSDSPVRMYLREMGQIPLLTKEEEIEISKKIETGEDVILDAICSVPYLIDFILEYKEPLVNRERKVKELFKNFDDEDNDDDSDDDNDSDDDDDIDDDENPEDSKKQKKLDKRAEAIIASFKVLEKAKKDWMKFIAKEPEYDANDEVDVMQHELAIAFKKKILKEALIDLGPTSKLITEIVKAMETALKSDTGFDSELKRLEYKLPLFNETLEKNHQKLLDNIINLSKAQITASVPEATMVSTYMEIKKLFQTKEASKGGFDLEPEELKDVLEQIKRGKKITDEAKTRMAKSNLRLVVSIAKRYTNRGLPFLDLIQEGNIGLMKAVDKFEYKKGYKFSTYATWWIRQAISRAIADQARTIRIPIHMIETINRINKIIRKGIQENGKEPDVEDIAKEVGLPVDKVKQVIKITKEPVSLEAPIGSDDDGKFGDFVPDEKAPTPVDNIMKEDLQNQIDQILGQLNEREQAVVRMRFGLMDDESDRTLEEIGKELTVTRERVRQIESRAIKKLKHPKVGKNLKNYVES, from the coding sequence ATGGCAGTTAAAGACATAAATAAAGCAATCGAGTCTATCGTTAAAGATAACAAAGACTCAGTACTTACCTATGAAAAGATAATCAAAATTTTTCCCAAGGCTCCATCAGGTGCAAATGTTAAAAAACTTTTAGCACTGGTTCAACTGTTTAATGTAACACTCATCTCTTCTCAAGAACAAGCCAAACGAATGAATGCAGCTGAAGCAAAAAGAAAAGAAGATTTACGAAACAAAAAAGAGAATGAAGATAACGTTTACGACCTTTTGAAAAATAAAGAGCTGTTAGAGTGGAGTCGTTCTGATTCACCCGTACGTATGTACTTACGTGAAATGGGACAAATCCCTCTTTTAACGAAAGAGGAAGAGATTGAAATCTCAAAAAAAATTGAAACAGGTGAAGATGTTATTTTAGATGCCATCTGCTCTGTTCCATACTTAATCGATTTTATTTTAGAGTACAAAGAACCTCTTGTAAACAGAGAGAGAAAAGTAAAAGAGCTCTTTAAAAACTTCGATGATGAAGACAATGATGATGACTCTGATGACGATAACGACAGCGACGATGATGACGATATCGATGATGATGAAAATCCAGAAGATTCTAAAAAACAAAAGAAACTTGACAAACGAGCGGAAGCAATTATTGCATCGTTTAAAGTGTTAGAAAAAGCAAAAAAAGATTGGATGAAATTCATTGCAAAAGAGCCAGAATATGACGCAAACGATGAAGTAGATGTCATGCAACACGAACTTGCAATTGCCTTTAAAAAGAAGATCTTAAAAGAGGCATTGATTGATTTAGGACCAACGTCTAAACTCATTACAGAGATCGTAAAAGCGATGGAAACGGCACTTAAATCTGACACTGGGTTTGATTCAGAACTCAAACGATTGGAGTACAAACTTCCACTGTTTAACGAAACTCTGGAGAAAAACCACCAAAAGCTTTTAGATAATATTATTAACTTATCAAAAGCACAAATTACAGCTTCTGTACCTGAAGCAACGATGGTTTCTACCTATATGGAAATCAAGAAGTTGTTCCAAACAAAAGAGGCGAGTAAAGGTGGCTTTGATTTAGAACCTGAAGAGTTAAAAGATGTTTTAGAACAGATTAAACGGGGTAAAAAAATCACCGATGAAGCCAAAACACGTATGGCCAAATCAAACTTACGACTCGTTGTTTCTATTGCGAAACGTTACACCAACCGAGGCTTGCCATTTTTGGACTTGATTCAAGAAGGAAACATTGGATTAATGAAAGCCGTGGATAAGTTTGAATACAAAAAAGGGTACAAATTCTCTACGTATGCAACGTGGTGGATTCGACAAGCCATCTCACGTGCGATTGCAGACCAAGCACGAACCATTCGTATTCCAATTCACATGATTGAAACCATTAACCGTATTAATAAAATCATCCGAAAAGGAATCCAAGAGAACGGTAAAGAACCCGATGTAGAAGATATCGCAAAAGAAGTGGGTCTTCCAGTGGATAAAGTCAAACAAGTTATTAAAATCACGAAAGAGCCGGTTTCTCTTGAAGCACCTATTGGGTCTGATGATGATGGTAAATTTGGTGACTTCGTTCCAGATGAAAAAGCACCAACTCCCGTTGATAACATCATGAAAGAGGATTTACAAAATCAAATTGATCAAATCCTTGGACAATTGAATGAACGAGAGCAAGCCGTTGTTAGAATGAGATTTGGTCTTATGGATGATGAGAGTGACCGAACACTTGAAGAGATTGGAAAAGAGCTTACGGTTACCAGAGAGCGTGTAAGACAGATAGAATCACGTGCAATTAAGAAGTTAAAACACCCTAAAGTTGGTAAAAATTTAAAAAATTACGTAGAGAGTTAA